The Budorcas taxicolor isolate Tak-1 chromosome 16, Takin1.1, whole genome shotgun sequence genome includes the window GGGCACAGCCCCAGCAGAGCCCTGAGCCCACCACCGCCTACTGCGCAGGCGTCTGCCTCCTTGGTGGCCTCCCAGCCACGGCCCCGCGTGTGGTCCACGCCCAGCAGACATCTCCTTCCGTGGTGACACTCGAGGCCTCACAGGCCCATGCATTTGCTGTGTGGACAGCACTGTCCTGGGCGGGGTAGTGGTCACAGTCTCAGGAGGTTACCAGATTGTCTGAGGGCTGCACTCCTGCTCTGTTTTGCTAAGCGTGAGGGCTTGTCCCTTCGTCTGCTTTGAATTTCAAGATAAATGAAATGCCATGTCTGAAATCAAAGTAGAGGCATGGGAGGTGGGGGACTGGAGGCCCTGTGCCCAGTGACAAAGTTTTCTGTTGGCCAGAAAGGACTTTCCACCTTCCTATCAAGACTGTTGGTTATGAAGGCAGGCGGGCTGGACGCCCTGAGGTGTGGGGCCTCCTTCCTCCCCTAGCCTTCCCTAGAGACCACCCTTCAGCCCCTTTGTTTCACAAGTGAGAGCTTCGGGActgtggggtggggtgcagaAATCGGGGCTTGGAGCTGGCAACTCTGGTGTGGACCCCTCTGCCCCACGTGCCTGGCCGGAGTGGGTGACACAGGCATGTGCTGTTTTTTCCCTCCAGCGAGAAGTAAGTGAGCAGAGCACCCCTAGGGGGCAGCTGGGTCCACTGAGGGGCACTGCAGGCCAGCCATGTGTTCTCCCTCTGCAGGGCTACTGGTCAACCTTTCCCTCATCCCGATCATGGGTGGCCTGGCACTGTGCACTGCCACCGAGATGAGCTTCAACTTCCTGGGGTTCTCAGCCGCCTTGTCCACCAACATCATGGACTGGTGAGTCTGCAGGGTGGGAGCTGGGCATGTGGGGCCTCGTGTCCCACTGCCGGAGAGCGGGCATCAGGCCCGATGGCTGACAGCTGCATGCAGCCTGCTCCTCACGAGTCGCCATCtctgaggggagaagggaggtgtCTAAGCTTGTGTCATTGCTGGTACTTGAGAGAGACCAGAGAGTTTCTGAGTGGTGCATGAGTAAAACGAGAAACCACCTTTCATTCCCTCTGACACTTGCTGTGTTTCCTTCAGccttcttctctgcctctctAGTTCCTGGAAACTCAGCTCAGTCCCAGTTTGTATCTCACCTGTTAACTCCAGCACAGGATGGTCTCAGAGGCCTCCTCACTCACCTGCAGATGCTTCAGACCTCCTGGCCACATCCTGCAGGACCCATCCTCGCACGAGTCCTGCCAGGTTTCCCACTGGCCCGCAGTGTCAGCCCTAGAGGGGGCGGACCTGTGAGTGTCTTCTGCCAGCCTCACTTTGGTTCAAGTCCCCTTGGCCAGAGCTGGGGGCAGTGTTGGTGGTCTGGAAGCTGTACACTGTCCTGTCTCCTCTCAGCCACCACTGGCCTTCCCAGCCAAGAGTTGTATCCCTGTTTGCCTGGGTCTTCCTGTGCTCATACTGTCTGTCCTGTGGCTGCAGCTGATTTGTGGGAGCTCTGGGTGCCAAGAGGGGTTCTGTGCAGAGCTGGGTAACCCCAGGTATGCCCACCACCTCCGAGACCTCAGCTTACCCACCTGTGAAAGGGGCAGCTCAGCCTGGCTCATGGATGCCCCACGTGTTCCTGTTTCCAGAGGACAAGGcacttcgaatgaggtggcctcTGAGCTCACataatctcttttctttcttctagttTGCAGAACGTTTTCTCCAAAAAACTCCTGAGTGGGGACAAATACAGATTCTCGTAAGTGTCACTGCCCCACAGAGTCCAGAGCGCCCTGGACCCCAGCCCCAACCCTCCCAGAGAGCCTGGACCCCAGCCCCAACACTCCCAGAGCACCCTGGACCCTAGCCCCAACCCTCCTAGACCTCCCTGTGCCCCAGCCCTGACCCTTCCATTTCCCTGGTGCCTTTAAAAGAACCTTGTTGAAACTGGGGAGAAAAACCTACCTGTTTCCAGTTGCTCTCAGCCAGGGATGCTGTCACTGTCCTGTAGCAGGGGAGCAGTGGGTagtgaggctgggggcagggcaggggaggccGGGGTGAGGCTGGAGGGGTTGGGAGGCTCAGACGCCTGCCCTGTCCTGCAGGGCTGCGGAGCTGCAGTTCTACACTAGCACAGCGGCTGTGGCTATGCTCATCCCAGCCTGGATCTTCTTCATGGTGAGTCCCACCATCACAGTCACCTTCAAGGGGGTGAGCCTGGCACTGTGTGGCTGCCATGTGCCCGAGGGGGCCTGACTGATGCAAACCCAAGCAGGTCCAGTGCCTGCGAGAGCCGGGCTGCAGCCCCAGTTCTGGAAACTTTGGCAGAAGGGTGTTAGGCACACTCTTGTGTtgctttttggccacacctcatggcttgcaggatcttcgttccccaacccTGGGCACAGCAGTGGAAGAGCTGAGTCCCGACCACAAGGCCAACAGGGAACTCCTGCAGTTGttccttattttttctcttacttAAAAACATTGTGACGACTGTAGAGTAAGTCACAGGACAGAAACATGTCAAACAGAGtggcctctccccagcccctcgcACGCCCCCTCCTAGTGCAACTGCTCCCTCGGTGTGTCTGTGAGGCCACAGACCTGCTGACGTGTGTCGTGAGTCCCGTAGGAGCACAGGTGTGCCTCTGTGTGGACCTGTCTCCTCAACGCAGTGGCACTGGGCTGTCCAGTCCAAGCTCTGCCCTGACCCACCAGACGTGCTGGTCTGGCCCTGCCACTGCTCTGTACATGCAGCACATAACAGGGAATTCCGTGTGTCATGTCTTAAGTGGGTGAGGATTTTCCTCTGGGTtttgttcttggattggaatgGTTGAGTAAAAGAACATTCACATCTAAACttactttattattataaaatactatcaAATTTACCATTCTAGCCATTTTCCAGTGTACTTCAGGTACGTTATTCACATCGTTGTGTGACCATCACCCCAATTTTTTCATCGTCTCAAACTGAAGCTCTGACCCATTAAATGCTaactcctcaccccaccccaccccactgggTGGAGGGGGCAAGACTTACTCCACCCCCAGGAGTTCCAGCTGGGCCTGAGAGTTAAACTGACTTAGATCAACAGGAGACAAGGACATAAGTTCATACAATACGAGCTTCATGTGATGCTGAAGCAAATGAAGCCCCCAAACATGTGGCAGAACCTCAGTGCTTCCACGTCAGGGTGAATGAGGAGGTGATTGTGGGCAAGTGACTGAGACACTGGGGCGGCTGAAGGGGGACGAAGGGGATGATGACAAGGCCCCTgaatcccctctcctcctggttGGGGGGAAGGGGCAGCTCCCATGTGGGGTTTGTCTCCTGCTtctgggaaggaaaagagaggtCAGAGCACCCTTCTGGCACCTGCTGTTTTCTCAGTGCTTTCAGTTcaaaaataatccttatgccaaagagACATACGTTGGGGGAGGGGTTCTGAATTTTGTtaccctctccccccacccctggttCCCACCCTCCTACCTTGTGTCTCTGTGACTCTGACTCCTCCAGGGACCTCATAGAAGTGGAATCACATAAGATTTGTCCTCTTGAACGTAGTTCATTTCACTCAGCTTCATGTCACAAGGTCCATCCACGATGGAGCAGGTGTCAGGACCTCTTCCCTGTTTAAGGCTGAATAGATgtatggcggagaaggcaatggcaccccactccagtactcttgcctggaaaatcccatggatggaggagcctggtaggcttcagtccatggggtctcgaagagttggacacgactgagcgacttcactttcaattttcactttcatgcattggagaaggagatggcaacccactccggtgttcttgcctggagaatcccagggacgggggagcctggtgggctgccgtctctggggtcgcacaaagttggacaccactgaagcgacttagcagcagcagcagcagcagatgtatggctggaccacattttgtttaccagTCTTCcaatgatggacatttgggttgcttccacttttaGGCTGTTGTGAGTAATATTGTCCTGAATGTGAGTGTGTAAGTACTTTTCAAGACCCTGCTGTCAGTTCTTCAGGGTACAGACCACAAGTGGAGTCCTGGATCACATGGCAGTTCTGTGTGTAATTTTTTGAGGGTTGACTAGTCTGTTTTCCCACGGCAGtcgcaccattttgcattcctacctaCAGTGCTCAGGGTCCAACTGCCCCTATCCTCACCAGTGCTTgttattttctggtttttgttttttaatggtaGCCATCCCGATGAGTGGGAGCTgttaccttattgtagttttttcCCCCGAGGCATTCTTTGTAtctgtttgttttggctgcactgggtcttcactacTATGCTTGGgcatctcactgtggtggcttctctggttgcggaGCACGGCCCTGGAGTGCGGGctcagctgtggcacacgggcatgGTCGcgacgtggcatgtgggatcttcgttccctggcTGGGACGGATCCCACGTCCCATGCATTGGTAGGTaaattctaaaccactggaccaccagggaagcccccttggtgtagttttgatttgttcttccctgatggtcagtgatgttgggcatcttgtCACGTGCTTAGAGGCTGTGTGTGTTTCGTGTGTAAAGTTTTGATCACTGCCATCCATGTGCCGCCCCAGAGTCCTCTGCAGTGTCGTGCCCTTTACCCAGACCCCGGGGCACAGGTGCCACCAGAGTTCCCCCAGGGTCCACGCAGCAGGCGTCCCTCTGGCTCTGGTGCAGGACCTGCCGGTGATCGGGAGGAGCGGGAGGAGCTTCCGCTACAGCCAGGacgtggtgctgctgctgctggccgaCGGCGTGCTGTTCCACCTGCAGAGCGTCACGGCCTACGCCCTCATGGGAAGGATCTCCCCTGTGACCTTCAGGTAAGGACAGGAGATTAGGTGCATTCGGGTCACATGCAGAGGGGAATGCTTGCCATCTGACGTTTTTATCAGAGGGCTCTGTGATTGTGGGTCACAAGTGTAGTGATTGCTGCGCCCAGGGGTCGTAATTACTTGGCCATTCTGTATTGGTGCCATTTGAAACATGAATAGGAAAGTCTGTGAAATGGATTTTTAGGGGGATCCCCACTGGGAATCTGTGCACAGAAGAGAGTTCCTTTCAGTGTTGTGAGGTACTTCTCCCCAGAACAGCACTGTCCAGGGAATCTCCTGGAATGATGGAGGGTGGGAGCCCCTGGCTGTGTATGGATTTTGAGTATATGGAACTGGCAGAGTGCTGAGGAGTTGAAGTCTGTTTTTCTGACTTTTATCAGTTCACACTCAGCAGCCCCACGTGGCCACTGAGTCCCTGCTGGGAACTCAGCACCAAGCTTGGGTCTCATGAGCTTCTTCCCTAACTAGACAGCCTTAGTGCTGATTTGACACCAGACGGATTTTGGTAACAGAAAGGAAGGAGCCCAGGTCGCCAGCAAGCCTGAAAACCCACCCAGTGATTGTCCTTGAATTTGGCTGTCATGTTGTTGTGGAAACTTTCTAGCTGCCCTTTGTCCTTTAACTTCAGAACAGTCACGGGAGAGCAGGACTGTCCGCATTACTGAGGGCCTCAGGGGCCTCGTGCTGCTCTCAGACCTGGCAGCCTCTTCCCACATCCTGGGGGAGGGGCCTACAGGGCTGTCTGAGTGCCACGTCCCCTGACGCTCACATTGTCAGTATGTTTTATGAGTCTGTTTCCTGTACGACAACAGTAATTATTTCCAAATATCCCTGAAACTTTGCTTTTCAGGGGTTGTTAGTGACGGTCCATATAAAGACAGGAAACTGGTTCTTTTTAAGGGAAATcgcttatggcagaaaaatacaaaagttaACTTTAAATCATCCATAATGGCAGCCCAGGAGACAAACCCTTGTGGTCGTTGCATCCTCACGAGGTCCCAGCAGTGAGCAAGCAGCATGGTGTCACTCCCAGACAGCTTTCCTAAGGGAAGACTTCCCACTCTGTGGAGAGTAGGCTGCAGCGTTGGGGTTGAAAGGTCGTAATGCCTACAGTTGACTTAGAAATATTTCCATCAAAGAAAGGACAAAGTAAGGCACAAGGCTGAGCCTGAAGATGCCACCCAGCTCTGTTGTCCCTCTTCTCTGTGATCTCTGTTCTAGTCGGTAGGACCCCAACACAAAGGGGGGTTAGTGGAGTCACCGCACCTATGGCCCCTGCTCACCTTCCTGCTCTCCTGCAGCGTTGCCAGCACTGTAAAGCATGCCCTGTCCATCTGGCTCAGCGTCATCGTTTTCGGTAACAAAGTCACCAGCCTGTCAGCTGTGGGCACCGTGCTGGTCACAGCTGGCGTCCTACTCTACAATAAGGCCAAGCAACAGCAGCGCGAGGCCATGCAGAGCCTGGCCTCGGCCACCACCCAGCCCCTGGATGGCAGCTCCGAGCTGCTGCTCCCCCAGGACCCCTGGCCACACCACTGAGTCCCAAAGCCATGGGGGCACCACACCACACCCTCTTCGCTGACAGGGGAACCCCTTTGCCTCTCCCTCCCCGTGGACAGCAGGTGTGGGACCACCTGGCTCTACGGGTCACAGTCATTGTGGGAGGCAAGGTGGGCAGCCTTTCCAGGTTTTTTCTGGGGCTGTCAGAACTGGCAGGAACTTGAATTTGGTTGGAGAACACAGCTGCCACTGAGCCACGGCTGAGCCCCCTGACAACCTCCTCCTGGCAGCCTCTGCGCACCCCAGCAGCCGGGCCAGGCCCCAACTCCTCTGTGAATGATGACCACTTGGGACAGCTGTGAAGCTGGAGCTATGT containing:
- the SLC35E2B gene encoding solute carrier family 35 member E2B, translating into MSASAKPAALVELDPGPGEKPGGRPLLAWAPVFSHRSEKIALGQSDGSPEEQVLTVTVTETTVIEADLGVWGARALTYLTLWFFFSFCTLFLNKYILSLLEGEPSMLGAVQMLSTTLIGCVKIFVPCCLYQHKTRLSYPPNFIMTMLFVGLMRFATVVLGLVSLKNVAVSFAETVKSSAPIFTVILSRTVLGEHTGLLVNLSLIPIMGGLALCTATEMSFNFLGFSAALSTNIMDCLQNVFSKKLLSGDKYRFSAAELQFYTSTAAVAMLIPAWIFFMDLPVIGRSGRSFRYSQDVVLLLLADGVLFHLQSVTAYALMGRISPVTFSVASTVKHALSIWLSVIVFGNKVTSLSAVGTVLVTAGVLLYNKAKQQQREAMQSLASATTQPLDGSSELLLPQDPWPHH